In the genome of Candidatus Zixiibacteriota bacterium, the window GACATCACCTGGGCAATGGTATTTTTGACCTGCTCCAGATGAAACGGCTTGGGCAGAACCTGGTCCACGAAATTCCTTTCCAGCTGGTCTTTTTCCAGAGTTGCTCCCCAGCCGGAGATGACTATGACCTTTATGAATGGTTGCATAGTTTTGACTTTCTGGGAGACCTCCCAGCCGGAGATGCCGGGCATTCCCAGGTCAGTAATGATCAAATCCGGCTTTTCCTGCTCGAAAATCAAAAGGGCTTTTTCGCCATCCTCAGCTAAAAGGACCTCGTGTCCCTCTAACAGCAGAAGGTCAGCCAAAACCTCTCTGACATTCTCATCATCATCCACCACCAATATTCTAAACCTATTTTCAGTTTTATCTTGCTCGTTTATAAAATTTTCCTGATTTAGCTCTTCGGGGTATTGAGCCACCTCACCTCCAATTTTTTATTCCCATCCAGAAAAATCCTGATACTTTAGAACCTCCCTGTTATATTTCTTTTCGGAAAAATATCTGACTTTCTTGATTTTTTGCAGGGGCAATTTCCAGATGGATCCAAATGGACATGAATTGCCCCTACCCAGGATGAAACAGAGACTCTCTTTCTGTTTATTAAGAGGTCGGCTCTGTCTATTTCTCGATCAATACAGAATCCGGCTGATTAAAAAACCTCTCCATATTCTCTTTTATCCGCAAGGCTCCTTTTTCTATTATCTGAAGATACCTTTCCTTTTTCTCTTCGGTTAAATCTCTCCTCAGATTCAAAAGTTCCAATGAACCGATTATCGAGGTCAGCGAATTGTTGACCTGCAATCCTAAATCAGACATTTTCCTATCCGCATAAGGTGCCCTTGGGGCCGGGAAAACTTCTCCAGGCAAATTATGCTTGCGAGCAAGGCTGATCTCAGTTGCGATTTTCTCCATGAAATCTATCTCTTTTCTTCTGATGGGCCTGCGCTCCCAGCTCCTCATCTCTCCCAAAGAGATCATCCCCACTATCTGCTCCTTATCCAAGAGAGGCAGAAGCAGTGCGGATTTCACATCCGGGGCTAAGGAAAGTTTTGCCTCCTCTTTTGATATAGTGCTTTCCGGGTCGTCCTGATTGATCAGCATCGGTTTTTTAGTCTCTAAAGCTAACCGGTGCCAGGGCAAAGCCTCCAAAGGTTGAAA includes:
- a CDS encoding response regulator, with the protein product MAQYPEELNQENFINEQDKTENRFRILVVDDDENVREVLADLLLLEGHEVLLAEDGEKALLIFEQEKPDLIITDLGMPGISGWEVSQKVKTMQPFIKVIVISGWGATLEKDQLERNFVDQVLPKPFHLEQVKNTIAQVMSKL